A DNA window from Oscillospiraceae bacterium contains the following coding sequences:
- a CDS encoding Dam family site-specific DNA-(adenine-N6)-methyltransferase → YREDFTELSDEIKQYYSDKIEFLKVQRGYKQGEVMHVIDYTRGWGSRNDRIDQRKTTFTNCLARHVSNAKRFITYLDRNCKRDKLLNRILDWYYSPHTDKKVIDLYAASNNIYENAEYLGVRKRKNSSMYYYRIKMKLPNGTPVNIEKGSFYSPEEANKARKQHLILLTTQGCNNSDKTVEDVFFEFISDTCKLKPSLEKKYLSYYNSRIKDRMGNLKIGETLNALENLYNQITHYQVKDMRTKDSSITLTPNYVSGLRAMLCNLFDYAYNKKYIRSHPMYALPSKWTTEGEERFARTKEKNNYIQPLFAYLGNKHKLLPDIQKLFPKNIDMFIDLFSGSSVVGINCDAKQVLINDSNLFLIGIYKGIQETTPDAAWRMIETIINKYSLTKENEDGYYLCREDYNKILYEERCNKYWYWGLVLVWCSFNRSTVQFNLQNEYNAPFGFSKVNFDLAKQKFFAFAKKVSGSKIVFTCDDYKNIDVQAGAFVYIDPPYLITTATYNKGWDKQAENELYNYLETLDNKGVKWAMSNVLENNGENHTMLSDWISRKKYRVHYLDGEYIHANFRRKNKGRTVEVLITNY, encoded by the coding sequence TATATAGGGAAGATTTTACTGAACTCTCTGATGAGATAAAGCAGTATTATTCTGATAAAATAGAGTTCCTGAAAGTGCAACGTGGATACAAGCAGGGTGAAGTTATGCACGTGATAGATTATACGCGAGGTTGGGGTTCAAGAAATGATAGAATAGACCAGCGTAAGACTACTTTTACTAATTGCTTGGCAAGACATGTTTCGAATGCTAAAAGATTTATAACATATTTAGATAGAAACTGCAAACGCGATAAATTATTAAATAGAATTTTAGACTGGTATTACTCTCCACACACAGACAAAAAGGTAATAGACCTATATGCTGCATCTAATAACATATATGAAAATGCAGAATATTTAGGAGTGCGCAAACGAAAAAACTCATCAATGTATTATTATCGTATAAAGATGAAACTACCAAATGGAACGCCTGTCAATATTGAAAAAGGTTCATTTTATTCACCCGAAGAAGCAAATAAAGCACGTAAGCAACATCTTATATTGCTTACAACACAGGGCTGCAATAATTCGGATAAAACAGTAGAAGATGTGTTCTTTGAATTTATATCTGATACCTGTAAACTAAAACCGAGTTTAGAGAAAAAGTATCTTTCATATTATAATTCTCGTATAAAGGATAGAATGGGTAATCTTAAAATTGGGGAAACATTAAATGCATTAGAAAACCTATATAATCAAATTACTCATTATCAAGTCAAAGATATGAGAACAAAAGACAGCAGTATCACATTAACTCCAAATTATGTATCAGGTTTGAGAGCAATGCTTTGTAATCTATTTGACTATGCGTATAATAAGAAATATATTCGTTCCCATCCAATGTATGCCCTTCCGAGCAAATGGACTACAGAAGGTGAAGAAAGGTTTGCACGAACCAAAGAAAAAAATAATTACATACAACCTTTATTTGCCTACCTTGGCAACAAGCACAAATTGTTACCTGATATTCAAAAATTATTTCCGAAGAATATTGATATGTTTATCGATTTGTTTAGTGGTTCGAGTGTTGTCGGCATCAACTGCGATGCAAAGCAAGTTCTAATAAATGACAGTAACCTGTTTTTGATTGGAATTTATAAAGGAATACAGGAAACAACTCCTGATGCTGCTTGGAGAATGATTGAAACTATTATAAACAAATATTCTCTTACCAAAGAAAACGAAGATGGTTATTATTTATGCAGAGAAGATTATAATAAAATCTTATATGAAGAGCGCTGCAATAAATATTGGTACTGGGGGTTGGTGTTAGTTTGGTGCAGCTTCAATCGTTCAACTGTTCAATTCAATCTGCAAAATGAATATAATGCACCTTTTGGTTTTAGTAAAGTTAATTTTGATTTAGCGAAACAGAAGTTTTTTGCTTTTGCTAAAAAGGTTTCGGGTAGTAAAATTGTTTTTACCTGCGATGATTACAAAAACATAGATGTTCAAGCAGGAGCCTTTGTGTATATAGACCCACCATATCTCATCACTACTGCAACATATAATAAGGGTTGGGATAAACAAGCAGAAAATGAACTGTATAATTATCTGGAAACTTTGGATAACAAAGGTGTGAAGTGGGCGATGTCCAATGTTTTAGAAAATAACGGAGAAAACCACACTATGCTTTCAGATTGGATAAGCAGGAAGAAATACAGAGTTCATTATTTAGATGGCGAATACATCCATGCAAATTTCAGGCGTAAAAATAAAGGACGTACAGTAGAAGTTCTGATTACAAACTACTAA